The following are encoded together in the Desulfofalx alkaliphila DSM 12257 genome:
- the xseB gene encoding exodeoxyribonuclease VII small subunit has translation MQEKQKELTFEEALARLEVVVKQLEDGQLPLEESLALYAEGIELVKVCNHKLDNAEEHIRVLLADDKGELMLKELQQAKGEG, from the coding sequence GTGCAAGAAAAACAAAAAGAGCTGACTTTTGAGGAAGCATTGGCCAGGCTGGAAGTGGTAGTTAAACAACTGGAAGACGGTCAATTACCGCTGGAAGAGTCATTGGCATTATATGCCGAAGGTATAGAACTGGTTAAGGTGTGTAACCATAAACTGGATAATGCGGAAGAGCACATTAGGGTGCTTTTGGCCGATGACAAGGGTGAACTTATGCTAAAAGAACTACAGCAGGCCAAGGGGGAAGGGTAA
- the xseA gene encoding exodeoxyribonuclease VII large subunit, with the protein MKVLSVTQLTRYVKEKFDGDYLLNNLWVKGEISNFKRHSSGHLYFTLKDDHTRIGVVMFRSRAYRLPFFPENGMSVMVRGYVSVYERDGCYQLYAEEMEPDGLGALYIAFEQLKARLQGEGLFDAARKRQLPKFPKIIGLVTSPGGAAVRDMIKIISHRWPPAKLVIVPVTVQGEHAPQDISRGIEEINRWGKADLIIVGRGGGSLEELWAFNTEVVARAVAGSQVPVISAVGHETDVTICDFVADVRAATPSQAAEMAVPDLNSVKDYIEILQNRAHRAIKQYLARARLWLQRVEEARALNMPQRVLVDSRRQHLDLLNKELQHGIELLLSKKGGELASLAASLQSLSPLDTLSRGYSLCTSPTGRLIRDAAQVELGSRVEVQLHRGKLTCTVKSREV; encoded by the coding sequence ATGAAGGTTTTGTCTGTTACCCAACTAACCCGGTACGTAAAGGAAAAATTTGACGGCGATTATTTGCTGAATAATCTTTGGGTGAAGGGTGAAATATCAAATTTTAAAAGGCACAGTTCCGGGCACCTCTACTTTACCTTAAAGGATGATCATACCCGTATAGGTGTGGTAATGTTTCGTTCCAGGGCCTATAGGCTGCCCTTTTTTCCGGAAAACGGCATGTCTGTCATGGTGCGCGGGTATGTATCGGTTTACGAACGGGATGGTTGTTATCAGTTATATGCAGAAGAGATGGAACCCGACGGCTTGGGCGCCCTGTACATTGCCTTTGAACAATTAAAAGCCAGGCTGCAAGGGGAGGGGCTTTTTGATGCAGCCAGGAAAAGGCAGCTTCCCAAGTTTCCTAAAATTATAGGCCTTGTTACATCCCCCGGCGGTGCGGCGGTGAGGGATATGATTAAAATAATATCGCACCGGTGGCCGCCGGCCAAGCTGGTAATAGTTCCTGTGACGGTGCAGGGGGAGCATGCCCCCCAAGATATTTCCCGGGGCATAGAGGAAATTAACCGTTGGGGAAAGGCCGACCTAATCATTGTGGGCCGCGGCGGGGGTTCGCTGGAAGAGTTATGGGCTTTTAATACAGAGGTGGTGGCCCGGGCGGTGGCCGGTTCCCAGGTGCCGGTTATTTCGGCGGTGGGCCATGAAACTGATGTTACCATTTGTGATTTTGTCGCCGATGTCCGGGCGGCCACACCTTCCCAGGCGGCAGAGATGGCTGTGCCGGACCTAAATAGTGTTAAAGACTATATTGAAATACTGCAGAACCGTGCCCATAGGGCCATAAAACAGTATCTTGCCAGGGCCCGCCTTTGGCTGCAGAGGGTAGAAGAAGCCAGGGCCCTTAATATGCCCCAGCGTGTATTGGTGGACAGCAGGCGGCAGCATTTGGACCTATTGAATAAGGAATTGCAGCATGGCATTGAACTTTTGCTTTCCAAAAAGGGCGGTGAGCTGGCGTCTTTGGCTGCCTCACTGCAAAGCTTAAGCCCCTTGGACACCTTATCCAGAGGCTATAGTTTATGTACCTCACCCACCGGCCGGCTGATTAGAGATGCTGCCCAGGTGGAGCTTGGTAGCAGGGTTGAAGTTCAATTACATCGGGGTAAGCTTACCTGTACTGTAAAGAGTCGCGAAGTTTAA
- a CDS encoding bifunctional 5,10-methylenetetrahydrofolate dehydrogenase/5,10-methenyltetrahydrofolate cyclohydrolase, producing MAKILDGKEVAIKIKEELKIEVEQWQQRGINPCLAVVLMGDDAASVAYANFLQKVAADVNVKFHLEQLPKDAEEDYLLSVVDKLNQNKKVHGILLLLPLPEHIDKQQVIDSILPAKDVDGVHPINRGYILSGGDCIYPATPLSCLEILQRYGIGIEGKHAVVVGRGETVGKSLMYLALAQNATITVCHSKTPDLAYHTKRADVIFSAVGKPGLITGDMVKPGAVVVDAGISQVDGKICGDVDFENVKEIASAITPVPGGVGSITTVMMLKNLLKGITMQQAFVQ from the coding sequence ATGGCAAAAATATTGGATGGTAAAGAAGTAGCCATAAAAATAAAAGAAGAGTTAAAAATTGAAGTAGAACAATGGCAGCAACGGGGCATTAATCCCTGTTTAGCAGTGGTGCTAATGGGTGATGATGCTGCGTCTGTGGCCTATGCAAACTTTTTACAAAAGGTAGCTGCCGATGTTAATGTAAAATTTCATCTGGAGCAATTGCCTAAGGATGCTGAGGAAGATTATTTGTTGTCGGTGGTGGACAAGTTAAACCAAAACAAAAAAGTACATGGCATATTATTGCTTTTGCCACTTCCTGAACATATTGATAAACAGCAGGTGATTGACAGCATTTTGCCGGCCAAGGATGTGGATGGCGTGCACCCCATTAACCGGGGGTATATCCTCAGCGGCGGCGATTGTATCTATCCTGCTACACCGCTGTCCTGTTTAGAGATACTGCAACGCTATGGCATTGGCATCGAGGGTAAACACGCTGTGGTGGTTGGCCGGGGAGAAACCGTGGGTAAGTCTCTAATGTATCTGGCGCTGGCCCAAAATGCCACCATCACCGTTTGTCACTCTAAAACCCCCGATTTGGCTTATCACACCAAGAGGGCTGATGTAATATTCAGTGCAGTGGGAAAACCGGGATTAATTACCGGGGATATGGTGAAGCCGGGAGCCGTGGTGGTTGATGCCGGTATAAGCCAGGTAGACGGGAAAATTTGCGGTGATGTGGATTTTGAAAATGTAAAGGAAATTGCCTCGGCCATCACCCCCGTACCCGGCGGTGTGGGCAGTATAACCACTGTGATGATGTTAAAGAACCTATTAAAAGGCATCACCATGCAACAGGCCTTTGTCCAATAA
- a CDS encoding Asp23/Gls24 family envelope stress response protein — translation MQNNSTKDIYVHDQQNALGSIRVADDVVGIIAGLAATEIPGVAGMSGGIGGGIAEMLGRKNLSKGVKVEVGEREAAVDLHVIVEFGVRIPEVAASIQTNVKHAIEGMTGLKVVEVNIHIRGVVFPDEKGEENARVR, via the coding sequence GTGCAAAACAATAGTACTAAAGATATCTATGTTCACGATCAGCAAAACGCCTTGGGTTCTATCCGGGTGGCTGACGACGTGGTGGGCATTATAGCGGGATTGGCCGCCACTGAAATTCCCGGCGTTGCAGGTATGAGTGGCGGAATTGGCGGCGGCATTGCTGAAATGCTAGGCCGCAAAAACCTGTCCAAAGGTGTAAAGGTTGAAGTCGGTGAGCGTGAAGCTGCGGTAGATCTGCATGTAATTGTTGAATTTGGTGTGCGCATCCCGGAGGTGGCAGCCAGTATTCAGACAAATGTTAAGCATGCTATTGAGGGTATGACCGGTCTAAAGGTGGTAGAGGTAAACATCCATATCCGCGGTGTGGTTTTTCCCGATGAAAAAGGGGAGGAAAACGCCAGAGTTCGCTAA
- the accC gene encoding acetyl-CoA carboxylase biotin carboxylase subunit, giving the protein MFKKILIANRGEIALRILRACREMGIRTVMVYSEADADSLPVRIADEAYCIGPAPSAKSYLNIANIISVSELSGAEAIHPGFGFLSENANFADICENCGITFIGPSADAIERMGNKALARQTMIEAGVPVVPGSEGVVRDMDHAVEIGEQIGYPVLIKASAGGGGRGMRVAHNREDLVKSIAAAQNEAQAAFGDDAVYLEKYVEQPRHIEFQILGDKYGNIVNLGERDCSIQRRNQKLLEEAPSVALTPSLRKKMGEMAVKAAQAVNYYNAGTVEFLLDKHNNFYFIEMNTRIQVEHPVTEMVTGIDLIKEQIRIAAGESLGYKQSDIKIRGWAIECRINAEDAANNFMPTPGTITTYLPPGGPWVRMDSAVYPGYQVPPFYDSMIGKLIVWGNDRQEAIGRMERALKEMVIEGVPTTAAFQQRILGNAFYRRGEVYTNFIQRRILPEEDLMLR; this is encoded by the coding sequence ATGTTTAAGAAAATATTAATAGCTAACCGTGGAGAAATTGCATTAAGAATACTTCGGGCCTGCCGGGAAATGGGCATTAGAACGGTTATGGTATATTCCGAAGCCGATGCCGACAGTTTACCGGTTCGTATTGCCGATGAGGCCTACTGTATCGGCCCGGCGCCTTCAGCAAAGAGCTACTTAAATATAGCTAACATTATCAGTGTGTCTGAGCTGTCAGGTGCAGAGGCCATTCACCCCGGTTTTGGTTTTTTATCAGAAAATGCTAACTTCGCCGATATATGTGAGAACTGCGGTATAACTTTCATTGGTCCATCGGCGGACGCCATCGAAAGGATGGGCAACAAGGCACTGGCCCGCCAAACAATGATAGAGGCCGGGGTGCCGGTGGTGCCCGGTTCAGAGGGCGTAGTGCGGGATATGGATCATGCGGTGGAAATAGGTGAACAAATCGGCTACCCGGTACTTATTAAGGCCTCTGCAGGCGGCGGTGGCCGGGGAATGCGGGTGGCCCATAACCGCGAAGACTTAGTTAAGTCTATTGCAGCGGCCCAAAACGAAGCCCAGGCTGCCTTTGGCGATGATGCTGTTTATCTTGAAAAATATGTTGAGCAGCCCCGCCATATTGAGTTTCAAATACTTGGGGATAAATATGGCAACATTGTTAACCTGGGTGAGAGGGATTGCTCCATTCAGCGCCGCAATCAAAAGTTATTAGAAGAAGCACCATCTGTGGCTTTGACACCGTCACTGCGCAAAAAGATGGGTGAGATGGCAGTGAAGGCGGCCCAGGCGGTAAATTATTATAATGCGGGCACCGTTGAGTTTTTGCTGGACAAACACAACAACTTCTATTTTATTGAAATGAATACCCGTATCCAGGTGGAACACCCGGTAACGGAAATGGTTACAGGTATTGATTTAATAAAGGAACAGATACGCATTGCTGCCGGTGAGTCCCTGGGATATAAGCAAAGCGATATTAAAATTCGCGGTTGGGCAATAGAATGCCGCATCAACGCAGAGGATGCTGCTAATAACTTTATGCCCACCCCAGGCACCATTACCACCTATCTGCCGCCCGGTGGGCCCTGGGTACGTATGGACAGCGCCGTTTATCCGGGCTACCAAGTACCGCCCTTTTATGACTCCATGATAGGTAAACTGATAGTGTGGGGCAATGACCGCCAAGAGGCAATTGGCCGTATGGAAAGGGCACTGAAGGAAATGGTCATTGAAGGGGTGCCCACAACAGCCGCTTTTCAGCAGCGAATTTTGGGCAATGCCTTCTATCGTCGGGGCGAAGTATATACCAACTTTATCCAACGGCGCATTCTGCCTGAAGAAGATCTAATGTTGCGGTAG
- a CDS encoding cyclodeaminase/cyclohydrolase family protein, which produces MSDIFDKSVRDFLNVTASDAPTPGGGSVAALCGAQAAALVQMVGRLTVGKQKYRQVEEEVKQLIDKGNRLMEKLKRLALDDMAHFDAFMEVLRLPKENEEQQKYRKERMQGALINATGTPLAIAAAGVEVLSLACRLAEIGTKLAVSDTGVAAHLAEAAVQSALITAESNIGGIEDRAFVEQFKAEKARLSDQAAHLKEKTLEFMNRRMI; this is translated from the coding sequence ATGTCTGATATTTTCGATAAAAGTGTAAGGGATTTTCTTAATGTTACAGCATCGGACGCCCCTACCCCGGGTGGGGGCAGTGTGGCTGCCCTTTGCGGGGCCCAGGCTGCTGCCCTGGTGCAAATGGTGGGCAGGCTCACTGTGGGCAAACAAAAATACCGCCAGGTTGAAGAGGAAGTTAAACAACTGATAGATAAGGGCAACCGCTTGATGGAAAAACTGAAAAGGTTGGCCTTAGATGACATGGCCCACTTTGATGCCTTCATGGAAGTGTTGCGGCTGCCTAAGGAAAATGAAGAACAGCAAAAATACCGCAAAGAAAGAATGCAAGGGGCCCTAATAAACGCCACCGGCACACCCCTGGCCATTGCTGCAGCGGGGGTGGAAGTGCTTTCTTTGGCCTGCCGGCTTGCGGAAATAGGTACTAAATTGGCTGTCAGTGACACCGGCGTGGCGGCCCACCTGGCGGAAGCAGCTGTGCAGTCGGCGCTGATTACCGCAGAAAGTAACATTGGTGGCATAGAAGACAGGGCCTTTGTTGAGCAATTTAAGGCAGAAAAGGCCCGCCTGAGTGACCAGGCAGCCCATTTGAAGGAAAAAACTTTAGAGTTTATGAACCGGCGCATGATTTAG
- the amaP gene encoding alkaline shock response membrane anchor protein AmaP produces MGFLDRVLLGLYTLAIIILLLLAVTAFTGWWLQPLDAMLYAPYGAGDNIILWLIIGVLLLVSLRLFYVSLVGSREKRAVVHEFTLGQLRITIPAIEGLVKKAAFQIDGVREVKPRINTVKDGVSVFVKVTVAPDINIPETSKQIQQRIKDYLLEITGISVHNVKVMVENISTNKPRVE; encoded by the coding sequence ATGGGTTTTCTCGATAGGGTTTTACTGGGATTATACACCTTAGCTATCATCATACTGCTGCTGCTGGCGGTGACCGCTTTCACCGGTTGGTGGCTGCAACCCTTGGATGCTATGCTGTATGCCCCCTATGGTGCTGGGGATAATATAATATTATGGTTAATTATCGGTGTGCTTTTGTTGGTAAGCCTAAGATTGTTTTACGTTAGCTTGGTGGGAAGCCGGGAAAAGCGGGCGGTGGTACACGAGTTTACCTTAGGACAATTGCGCATTACCATTCCTGCCATTGAAGGGTTGGTAAAAAAGGCTGCTTTTCAGATAGACGGAGTGCGGGAGGTAAAACCAAGGATAAACACCGTTAAAGACGGAGTCAGTGTCTTTGTTAAAGTAACGGTGGCTCCGGACATAAATATACCGGAAACTTCCAAGCAAATTCAGCAGCGAATAAAGGATTATCTTCTAGAAATAACAGGAATATCGGTGCATAATGTCAAAGTAATGGTAGAAAATATCTCCACCAACAAGCCCCGGGTGGAGTAG
- the spoIIIAF gene encoding stage III sporulation protein AF has protein sequence MEELRQLVQGLVIIVMLAVFLEMLLPSGGMQSYVKMVMGLLVVIAVLQLLFKFTSVDFNLHVPEIVPVPAMSLEQVQADAERLSEAYHNQALEDYRQGIAKQVLALARLNRQVTVLDAAVEVNTEEGEKYGHLQLIRLRVTDKEADPGETKIEPVEITVGTQQEEISSKLSPEVEQAMESLASTVSNFYNLPQDKVQIIYVE, from the coding sequence GTGGAAGAACTGCGCCAATTGGTGCAGGGCCTGGTAATAATTGTGATGCTGGCGGTTTTTTTAGAAATGCTGCTGCCCTCCGGCGGAATGCAAAGCTATGTGAAGATGGTGATGGGGCTCTTGGTGGTAATTGCAGTATTGCAGTTGTTATTTAAGTTTACAAGTGTCGATTTCAATTTACATGTACCTGAAATAGTGCCGGTGCCGGCCATGTCCTTAGAACAAGTACAAGCTGACGCAGAGCGGTTGTCAGAGGCATATCACAATCAAGCCCTGGAGGACTATCGCCAGGGGATAGCAAAACAGGTGCTGGCCCTGGCCCGCCTTAACCGGCAGGTGACCGTGCTGGATGCCGCCGTTGAAGTAAACACGGAAGAGGGGGAGAAATACGGCCACTTGCAATTAATCCGGTTAAGGGTGACAGATAAAGAGGCAGACCCCGGTGAAACAAAGATAGAGCCGGTGGAAATAACGGTGGGAACCCAACAGGAAGAAATATCTTCAAAGCTATCGCCGGAGGTGGAGCAGGCAATGGAGAGCTTGGCTTCAACGGTATCTAATTTTTATAACCTGCCCCAAGATAAGGTGCAGATAATATATGTAGAGTAA
- a CDS encoding DUF2273 domain-containing protein — translation MNFKYLLQEILEYHRGKALGVLLGLVFGWFAIKYGFFKALFVAFCIGAGFFIGKRIDEREDIAQIFDRLFKDR, via the coding sequence ATGAATTTTAAGTATTTATTACAAGAAATATTAGAATACCACCGGGGTAAGGCATTGGGGGTTTTACTGGGGCTAGTCTTTGGTTGGTTTGCCATCAAATACGGCTTTTTTAAAGCCCTTTTTGTGGCCTTTTGCATAGGGGCAGGCTTTTTTATAGGAAAGCGCATTGATGAGCGAGAGGATATAGCCCAAATTTTTGACCGTTTATTTAAAGACCGATAA
- the accB gene encoding acetyl-CoA carboxylase biotin carboxyl carrier protein: MQHHRVGITDTTLRDGHQSLWATRMPTEEMLPIVEKLDQMGYHSLEVWGGATFDVCLRYLYEDPWERLRAIKKVAKNTPLQMLLRGQSVVGYNHYPDDVVEAFVHKAVENGIDIIRIFDALNDVRNMETAIRATKAAGGHAQATVSYTLSPVHTVEHYLQTAEQLAEMGADSICIKDMAGLLAPYRAYELVKLFKDKINLPMQLHCHYIGGMAVGAYLKAIEAGVDVVDTASVPLAFGASQPPVETVVRALKATPFDTGLSLSSLFEVAEYFEKLRKKLGYERGVTRINDMRVFEHQVPGGMITNLVSQLQEQKASHRLDEVLQEIPRVREELGFPPLVTPTSQIVGTQAVLNVLTGQRYKLIPGEVRAYVEGLYGEPPAPIDPAISRKVLGDKEMITCRPADLLEPKLDKLREEIKDLAKSEEDVISYALFPQIARRFFQARARGELGTRYKAEIERIKQSNNKKDKSDGKTKGFEEAGKVNLKELKELIEILNETDINEISLESDGMKVSIKKGNGPGAVVTAPEITDSPAVEKPKAVEATPAAAPAPSPTPPQKPVAEGEDIETVTAPMVGTFYRASAPDAEPFVELGQRVEVGQTLCIVEAMKLMNEIEAEFAGEIVDILVENGQPVEYGQPMFLIRKG, from the coding sequence ATGCAACATCACCGAGTAGGGATTACAGATACAACGCTGCGAGACGGACACCAGAGTTTATGGGCCACCAGGATGCCCACTGAAGAAATGCTGCCAATAGTTGAAAAATTGGATCAAATGGGATATCATTCTTTGGAAGTATGGGGCGGTGCCACCTTTGATGTTTGCCTGCGCTATTTATATGAAGATCCATGGGAAAGGCTTCGTGCCATAAAAAAAGTAGCCAAAAACACCCCGCTACAAATGTTGCTGCGGGGCCAATCTGTGGTGGGTTATAATCACTACCCAGATGATGTTGTAGAGGCATTTGTACACAAGGCAGTGGAAAACGGCATTGATATCATTAGGATATTTGATGCCTTAAACGACGTGCGGAATATGGAAACAGCCATTAGAGCCACTAAAGCGGCCGGCGGTCATGCCCAGGCCACGGTATCCTATACCCTTAGCCCGGTGCACACGGTGGAACACTACCTGCAAACCGCTGAGCAGCTGGCCGAGATGGGTGCAGATTCAATTTGTATTAAAGACATGGCCGGGCTGTTGGCCCCATACCGTGCATATGAGCTGGTAAAGCTGTTTAAAGATAAAATTAACCTGCCCATGCAGCTGCATTGTCACTACATTGGCGGCATGGCAGTGGGTGCCTACCTAAAGGCCATTGAGGCCGGTGTTGATGTTGTTGACACGGCATCTGTACCTTTGGCATTTGGCGCTTCGCAGCCACCGGTGGAAACAGTGGTGCGGGCTTTAAAGGCTACACCCTTTGACACCGGACTGTCGCTGAGTTCCTTATTTGAAGTGGCTGAGTACTTTGAAAAATTGCGTAAAAAATTAGGCTATGAACGCGGTGTAACAAGAATTAATGATATGCGGGTTTTTGAGCACCAGGTACCCGGTGGAATGATTACCAACCTGGTAAGTCAGCTGCAAGAACAAAAGGCTTCCCATCGGTTGGATGAAGTACTGCAAGAGATTCCGCGGGTGAGGGAGGAGTTAGGTTTCCCGCCGCTGGTTACACCCACCAGTCAAATTGTCGGTACCCAGGCGGTACTTAATGTGCTAACTGGCCAGCGTTATAAATTAATACCCGGTGAAGTGAGGGCTTACGTTGAGGGCTTATACGGTGAGCCCCCTGCACCCATAGACCCGGCCATATCCAGAAAGGTGCTGGGAGACAAAGAGATGATTACCTGCCGCCCGGCAGACTTGTTAGAACCCAAACTGGATAAACTACGGGAAGAAATAAAGGACTTGGCAAAATCAGAAGAAGATGTCATTTCCTATGCCCTCTTTCCGCAAATAGCAAGGAGATTCTTCCAGGCCAGGGCACGGGGAGAGCTGGGAACCAGGTATAAGGCGGAAATAGAAAGAATTAAGCAAAGTAATAACAAAAAAGATAAAAGCGATGGAAAAACCAAAGGCTTCGAGGAGGCTGGCAAAGTGAATCTAAAAGAATTAAAAGAGTTAATTGAAATTCTAAACGAAACAGATATAAATGAAATATCATTGGAAAGTGACGGCATGAAGGTGTCCATTAAAAAGGGAAACGGCCCCGGTGCAGTGGTAACAGCTCCGGAGATAACTGACTCACCGGCGGTGGAAAAACCAAAGGCAGTGGAAGCTACGCCGGCAGCGGCTCCTGCTCCTTCTCCCACACCCCCACAAAAACCCGTAGCGGAGGGCGAGGATATTGAAACAGTTACTGCGCCCATGGTGGGAACTTTTTATCGGGCATCGGCACCGGATGCAGAACCCTTTGTGGAATTGGGCCAAAGGGTGGAAGTGGGGCAAACCTTGTGTATTGTGGAAGCAATGAAGTTAATGAATGAGATAGAGGCAGAGTTTGCCGGTGAGATAGTAGATATTTTGGTGGAAAACGGTCAACCGGTGGAATACGGACAACCGATGTTTTTAATCAGAAAAGGGTAA
- a CDS encoding SpoIIIAH-like family protein — MVKKKEVKEVKIILLNRKNVMSVTLVLVGLALVVIGYGGLGNNSPTADATAGADYSGQTIEIGAPEFVDEEAPVTDVPDLVTEPTRLAQSTEKTRQSEGFFVEYRIERERTRGQQVEWLREIINNPNSDSETRKKAQEQLYTISQNLGKEMEIENLIRAKGFDDAVVLIQEDPTNAVTVVVKTEKLTTDQTAQVAELVSRNTGINMSHVVIIPKF, encoded by the coding sequence ATGGTAAAAAAGAAAGAGGTTAAAGAGGTGAAAATAATTTTGCTTAACCGAAAAAATGTGATGTCGGTGACTTTGGTCCTGGTTGGGCTTGCCTTGGTGGTGATAGGTTATGGGGGTTTGGGAAATAATTCACCCACCGCAGATGCCACCGCCGGGGCAGATTACTCTGGACAAACAATTGAAATAGGGGCACCTGAATTTGTAGACGAGGAAGCGCCGGTAACAGATGTGCCGGATTTAGTCACTGAACCCACACGCCTGGCGCAATCCACAGAGAAAACAAGGCAAAGCGAAGGTTTTTTTGTGGAATACCGCATTGAAAGGGAGCGCACCAGGGGCCAGCAGGTGGAATGGCTGCGGGAAATCATTAATAATCCCAATTCAGACAGCGAAACCCGCAAAAAGGCCCAGGAGCAGCTATATACCATTAGCCAAAACCTCGGCAAAGAAATGGAGATAGAAAACTTAATTCGCGCCAAAGGCTTTGACGATGCAGTGGTGCTCATACAGGAAGACCCCACCAATGCGGTAACGGTGGTGGTAAAAACTGAAAAGTTGACCACAGACCAGACAGCCCAAGTGGCAGAATTGGTATCCCGCAACACCGGTATTAACATGTCCCATGTGGTGATTATTCCCAAATTTTAA
- the spoIIIAE gene encoding stage III sporulation protein AE, giving the protein MVKKLFLFCVLVFITVFALPAGATQRDNPGDPLDGISKLDLRAVEEVVQQLDEEIQQAVPHLDFRQMVVDMARGEMKWNVSDIVNGILKFIFNEVLVNLSLLAKLVMLAIITAVLQNLMGAFEKATTGKLAYFICYLVLVTMAVGAFTLAVNIGRDAVDNMVAFMQALLPLLLMLLAAMGGIASSAMFSPLIIGSITVIGTIIKNIVLPLIFFAAVLTILNGVSTKFNVSRMADLLKTVGMAVLGLCSTVFLGVLAVQGVAGAISDGVALRTAKYTTDAFVPVVGGMLSDALEAVIGSALLMKNAVGIAGVVMIILITVLPLIKIFAIAFVFRLAGALVQPIGDGQMADCLSSLGNSLITIFGAVATVGILFFFAITIVVAMGNLTVMIR; this is encoded by the coding sequence ATGGTCAAAAAATTATTCTTGTTCTGTGTGCTTGTTTTTATTACTGTCTTTGCCCTGCCTGCGGGGGCAACCCAGCGGGACAACCCGGGTGATCCCCTGGATGGCATAAGCAAGTTGGACCTCCGGGCGGTGGAAGAGGTGGTGCAGCAACTGGACGAGGAAATACAGCAGGCAGTACCGCATCTGGATTTTCGTCAAATGGTGGTTGACATGGCCAGGGGGGAAATGAAATGGAATGTCAGTGATATTGTTAACGGTATTTTAAAATTTATTTTTAACGAGGTGTTGGTCAATCTGTCACTGCTGGCCAAGCTGGTAATGCTGGCCATAATCACCGCTGTGCTGCAAAACCTAATGGGCGCCTTTGAAAAGGCCACCACCGGAAAGCTGGCTTATTTTATTTGCTACCTGGTGTTGGTTACCATGGCGGTGGGTGCTTTTACCCTGGCGGTGAATATCGGTCGGGATGCGGTGGATAACATGGTGGCCTTTATGCAGGCACTGCTGCCCTTGCTCTTGATGCTGCTGGCAGCCATGGGCGGCATTGCATCGTCGGCCATGTTTAGCCCTTTAATTATCGGTTCCATAACGGTCATTGGTACCATTATTAAAAACATTGTACTGCCCTTAATATTTTTTGCCGCCGTACTCACCATTTTAAATGGGGTATCCACCAAGTTTAATGTGTCGAGGATGGCTGATTTATTAAAGACTGTGGGTATGGCTGTCTTGGGCCTGTGTTCCACCGTGTTTTTGGGGGTACTGGCTGTACAGGGTGTGGCGGGAGCCATCAGCGACGGGGTGGCCCTGCGCACAGCCAAATATACCACCGATGCCTTTGTGCCGGTTGTGGGAGGTATGCTGTCTGATGCCTTGGAGGCTGTTATCGGCTCAGCGCTGCTGATGAAAAATGCGGTGGGCATTGCCGGAGTGGTGATGATAATCCTGATTACAGTGCTGCCGCTAATTAAAATTTTTGCCATTGCCTTTGTTTTCCGCCTGGCGGGGGCGCTGGTTCAGCCCATAGGAGACGGGCAAATGGCCGATTGCTTATCATCATTGGGCAACAGCTTAATCACCATCTTTGGTGCGGTGGCAACGGTGGGCATATTATTTTTCTTTGCCATCACCATAGTGGTGGCAATGGGTAACCTGACGGTGATGATTAGGTAG
- the nusB gene encoding transcription antitermination factor NusB: MSRRQARETAVQVLFAMDLGKIEFEEAFNHVTDEFAISPRAKDFSKELIQGTIQKLPELDAIIKQLSRGWNFERLSYVDRNIMRLALYEIYHREEIPPAVSVNEAVELAKIYSGEEGGRFINGILGRVVASPEKFRRVQPPVGT, encoded by the coding sequence TTGAGCAGGAGACAGGCCCGTGAAACGGCTGTACAGGTTCTTTTTGCCATGGATTTAGGAAAAATTGAATTTGAAGAGGCTTTTAATCATGTGACCGATGAATTTGCCATATCGCCTAGGGCTAAGGACTTTAGTAAAGAGCTAATTCAAGGTACCATACAAAAGCTGCCGGAGTTAGATGCAATTATCAAGCAATTATCCAGGGGCTGGAATTTTGAACGCCTATCTTATGTGGATCGAAACATTATGCGTTTGGCCCTTTATGAAATATACCACCGGGAAGAAATACCGCCGGCAGTTTCGGTAAATGAAGCGGTGGAGTTAGCAAAAATATATAGTGGGGAGGAAGGCGGACGGTTTATCAACGGTATATTAGGTAGGGTGGTGGCGTCACCGGAAAAGTTTCGCCGGGTACAACCCCCTGTCGGTACATAG